One segment of Anatilimnocola aggregata DNA contains the following:
- a CDS encoding DUF1016 domain-containing protein: MTQRDQIRAIRQDVLRVHLLGAHAVAKIKKAGGKYSAGAVARIAAEGGVSEPSLRKAIKFYQTYSTEELKEFQRLRTPSGSPLSISVAYQIMYVANRQRRTSIARRAAESGWSIRDVEAEVRRRVGLRELARKGGRIPRLPTNSDEALRQLAEKCDQWNRWVGHLDVARESGAFSAAQLPENLRKRVDEVTLAMQKLAGEVAKVQSGGRRNS, translated from the coding sequence ATGACCCAACGTGACCAGATCCGCGCGATCCGACAGGATGTTCTGAGAGTCCATTTGCTGGGAGCGCACGCCGTCGCCAAGATCAAAAAGGCTGGCGGAAAATACTCAGCCGGCGCTGTTGCGAGAATTGCCGCGGAAGGAGGAGTCTCGGAACCGTCACTGCGCAAAGCGATCAAGTTCTATCAGACGTACTCGACCGAAGAGCTAAAGGAGTTTCAGCGGCTGCGAACGCCCAGCGGTAGCCCGCTCAGCATCAGCGTGGCGTACCAGATCATGTATGTCGCCAACCGCCAACGAAGAACGTCAATTGCACGCCGGGCGGCAGAAAGCGGTTGGTCTATCCGTGACGTGGAGGCTGAAGTTCGGCGTCGCGTTGGATTACGCGAGCTGGCCAGAAAGGGTGGCAGGATTCCTCGATTGCCGACAAACTCAGACGAAGCGCTGCGACAATTGGCGGAGAAGTGCGACCAGTGGAATCGGTGGGTAGGACACCTCGATGTGGCCAGAGAATCAGGAGCATTCTCCGCCGCACAGCTACCCGAGAACCTTAGGAAGCGGGTCGATGAAGTCACCCTGGCAATGCAAAAGCTGGCTGGCGAAGTAGCCAAGGTGCAATCCGGTGGGCGACGGAATTCCTAG
- a CDS encoding IS1380 family transposase yields MGDCQKSDLRVGFDRMLKLKFLGSQVTTDAGLLAYRELDEALGLTEMGAVVLTDSRQGSNKQHQLVPLLRQSIFSRLAGYEDVNDAERLCIDPAMRHVVGGRAALSDKRAASASEVGRFETETLSSKSNLTALMKLSGRWVDTVHQRKPLQQLILDLDSSVSETYGRQQGTAYNGHFECLCYHPLFLFNQFGDLESVLLRRGNKASAKYWRRVLLPVVERYRHLSIPKFFRGDAAFAIPELYGFLEAEQFWYAIRLKANAVLEREIAPLLTRPVGRPSHQPKVFYHSFQYQAKSWQQARRVVAKVEWHAGELFPRIGFIVTNLSWRSKNVVKFYNGRGTAEQWIKGGKNAVKWTKLSCRTFNDNQTRLQLFALAYNLGNFLRRLALPKAVRHWSLTTLRDKLIKIGAKVTKHSKYVTFQLAEVAVTRNLFAAILNRIAQLAIPPPVLVCGMPV; encoded by the coding sequence ATGGGTGACTGCCAAAAGAGCGATTTGCGGGTCGGTTTCGACCGCATGCTGAAGCTGAAATTCCTCGGTAGTCAGGTCACCACGGATGCCGGGTTGCTTGCCTACCGCGAGTTGGATGAGGCGCTCGGGCTGACGGAAATGGGCGCAGTGGTGCTGACCGATTCCCGCCAGGGGAGCAACAAGCAACACCAACTCGTGCCGCTGCTACGTCAATCCATCTTTAGCCGCTTGGCCGGATACGAAGATGTCAATGATGCCGAGCGACTGTGCATTGATCCTGCGATGCGCCACGTCGTCGGCGGGCGAGCGGCGCTGTCCGATAAACGTGCGGCTTCCGCCAGTGAGGTCGGCCGCTTCGAGACCGAGACGCTCAGCAGCAAGAGCAACCTCACGGCGTTGATGAAACTCTCCGGCCGCTGGGTCGACACGGTTCACCAGCGGAAGCCGCTCCAGCAACTGATTCTCGACCTGGACAGCTCGGTCAGCGAGACCTACGGTCGGCAACAGGGCACGGCCTACAACGGGCACTTCGAGTGCCTCTGTTACCATCCGCTGTTTCTCTTCAACCAGTTCGGCGATTTGGAAAGCGTCCTGCTGCGGCGCGGCAACAAAGCCAGTGCCAAGTACTGGCGGCGGGTGCTGTTGCCGGTGGTCGAACGGTATCGCCACCTGAGCATCCCGAAGTTCTTTCGCGGCGACGCCGCGTTTGCCATCCCCGAGTTGTACGGCTTTCTGGAAGCGGAGCAGTTTTGGTACGCGATCCGCCTGAAAGCCAACGCCGTGTTGGAACGGGAAATCGCGCCTCTGCTCACCCGACCGGTCGGTCGTCCTTCGCATCAGCCGAAGGTCTTCTATCACAGCTTCCAGTATCAGGCCAAATCCTGGCAGCAAGCACGCCGCGTAGTAGCCAAGGTCGAATGGCACGCGGGCGAGTTGTTCCCGCGCATCGGTTTCATCGTGACCAATCTCTCCTGGCGGTCCAAGAACGTAGTCAAGTTCTACAACGGTCGCGGCACGGCCGAGCAATGGATCAAAGGGGGCAAGAACGCGGTGAAGTGGACCAAGCTCTCTTGCCGCACGTTCAACGACAACCAGACTCGGTTGCAACTCTTCGCGTTGGCTTACAACCTGGGCAACTTCCTGCGGCGACTGGCCTTGCCGAAAGCCGTACGGCACTGGTCGCTGACGACGCTCCGGGACAAGCTGATCAAGATTGGGGCCAAGGTGACGAAGCACTCGAAGTACGTGACGTTTCAACTGGCGGAGGTGGCCGTGACGCGGAACTTGTTCGCGGCCATTCTCAACCGGATCGCGCAGTTGGCGATCCCGCCGCCGGTTCTCGTGTGCGGAATGCCCGTCTAG
- a CDS encoding SUMF1/EgtB/PvdO family nonheme iron enzyme gives MKNVLVGLSLLFFATSAVAQQATAQPRSINAPTANREPAVPLRTWQGIPGLERTAKGRVFVSWFTGGPKEPAPENTVLLCYSDDGGATFTLPRAMAGPRDGSRAFDPTLWIDPLGRLWYIFNRGNKDAAVHGVQARICNDPDAKTPVFGTEFRVGYDAPYSFRMNKPTVLSTGEWIMPVTHAAEPIHEWFAGPKQLQGVGISTDQGKSWKLHGSLQAPNWALECMIIELRDGRLRLLTRTGGGFLWESYSTDRGRSWSAAQANKIANPGSRFFIRRLSSGNLLLVNHYNFKGRSHLTARLSTDDGANWNEGLLLDERSGVSYPDGVQDADGLIWIVYDRDRKGAGEILLAKFREADVAAGKDVSGVVNLKRVVDKLGKPSANTTQTAPPPVRVPFDARQARAAQEAWASHLGLPVESKNSLQIKFVIIPPGEFPMGSTDAQVVQALKWSDPFRMNENTRNRIRETERPQHKVTIEQPFLLATTEVTIGQFRQFVAETKYVTEAEVFGNANAAGPSPSTEVKKNGFDWRNPGYAQIEEDAVSQVTWNDAVVFCNWLSRREKLRPSYERNEKTGWRLLPDADGYRLPTEARWEYACRAGTTTQYSFGDDPGELEKYGWFLLKSGSNPVRKVGSKPANPFGLYDMHGNLFEWCEDFYEARRYDNPDGENTGGVPDDPPRVLRGGDWYGNALRCRSAFRGYGAQSTRSDDVGFRLMRPL, from the coding sequence ATGAAGAACGTCCTCGTTGGACTCTCGTTGCTCTTCTTCGCGACCTCAGCCGTCGCACAGCAAGCGACTGCACAGCCCCGATCGATCAACGCGCCCACCGCGAATCGTGAGCCTGCGGTTCCGTTGCGCACTTGGCAAGGAATCCCCGGCTTGGAGCGCACGGCCAAAGGTCGGGTGTTCGTTTCTTGGTTCACCGGTGGTCCGAAGGAGCCTGCCCCGGAGAACACCGTCTTGCTCTGTTACAGCGATGACGGCGGCGCGACCTTCACGCTTCCTCGGGCGATGGCCGGGCCGCGCGACGGCTCGCGAGCTTTCGATCCCACGCTGTGGATCGATCCGCTCGGTCGGCTCTGGTACATCTTTAATCGGGGTAACAAGGACGCGGCCGTGCATGGTGTGCAGGCTCGCATCTGCAACGATCCGGACGCGAAGACGCCGGTGTTCGGCACCGAGTTCCGCGTCGGCTACGACGCTCCTTACAGCTTCCGCATGAATAAGCCGACCGTGCTCTCCACCGGCGAGTGGATCATGCCGGTGACGCACGCGGCCGAACCGATTCACGAATGGTTCGCCGGGCCGAAGCAACTGCAAGGCGTCGGGATCTCCACCGATCAAGGAAAGTCCTGGAAGCTCCATGGCTCGCTCCAGGCACCGAACTGGGCCTTGGAGTGCATGATCATCGAGTTGCGTGATGGTCGGCTCCGGCTGTTGACCCGCACCGGGGGCGGCTTCCTGTGGGAGAGCTATTCCACCGATCGAGGGCGATCTTGGAGCGCAGCCCAAGCCAACAAGATCGCCAATCCCGGCTCGCGCTTCTTTATCCGGCGTTTGTCCTCCGGCAATCTGCTGCTGGTGAACCACTACAACTTCAAAGGTCGCAGCCACCTCACCGCGCGACTATCCACCGACGACGGAGCGAATTGGAATGAAGGCTTACTGCTCGACGAACGGAGCGGCGTCTCTTATCCCGACGGAGTTCAAGACGCCGACGGCCTGATCTGGATCGTCTACGATCGCGATCGCAAGGGAGCCGGTGAGATCCTGCTGGCGAAGTTTCGCGAGGCCGACGTCGCCGCAGGCAAGGATGTCTCCGGAGTCGTGAACCTAAAACGTGTCGTCGATAAGCTGGGCAAGCCATCTGCGAATACGACCCAGACGGCACCGCCGCCGGTTCGCGTCCCCTTTGATGCACGCCAGGCAAGAGCTGCGCAGGAGGCCTGGGCGAGTCACCTTGGTTTGCCGGTCGAGTCGAAGAATTCCCTGCAAATCAAGTTCGTCATTATTCCGCCGGGCGAATTTCCGATGGGGAGCACCGATGCGCAAGTCGTCCAGGCGTTGAAGTGGTCCGACCCTTTCCGCATGAACGAGAATACCCGCAACCGCATCCGTGAGACGGAGCGACCGCAACACAAGGTTACGATCGAACAGCCGTTCTTGCTGGCGACGACCGAGGTCACGATCGGACAGTTCCGGCAATTCGTTGCCGAGACGAAGTACGTCACCGAGGCCGAGGTGTTCGGCAACGCCAATGCGGCCGGGCCGAGTCCTTCCACGGAGGTGAAGAAAAACGGATTCGATTGGCGTAATCCGGGCTACGCCCAAATCGAGGAAGACGCCGTCTCCCAAGTCACCTGGAACGATGCCGTCGTTTTCTGCAATTGGTTGAGCAGGCGCGAGAAGCTCCGACCTAGTTACGAACGGAATGAAAAAACCGGCTGGCGATTACTCCCGGACGCCGACGGCTATCGTCTGCCGACCGAAGCCCGGTGGGAGTATGCCTGCCGGGCCGGGACGACCACGCAGTATTCCTTCGGCGACGATCCCGGAGAGTTGGAGAAGTATGGTTGGTTTCTGCTGAAATCGGGGAGCAACCCCGTGCGCAAGGTGGGATCAAAACCGGCCAATCCTTTCGGCTTGTACGACATGCACGGCAACCTCTTTGAATGGTGCGAGGATTTCTACGAAGCTCGGCGCTACGACAATCCCGACGGGGAAAATACCGGTGGTGTTCCCGACGATCCACCACGAGTGCTACGCGGCGGCGACTGGTATGGAAACGCGCTGCGTTGCCGATCGGCCTTCCGGGGGTACGGTGCTCAGTCCACTCGTAGTGACGACGTCGGCTTCCGATTGATGCGACCGCTGTAG
- a CDS encoding reverse transcriptase family protein produces MSLLPPTKVGKLQATLHAKAKESPSYRFYALYDKMYRADLLWHAFRICQVNGGAAGVDGQTFDDIEEYGTKKWLVELAEELRTHRYHPEPVRRVHIPKAGKPGATRPLGIPTIRTRVVMTAAMLVLEPIFETDLQPC; encoded by the coding sequence GTGAGCCTATTACCTCCGACAAAGGTTGGGAAGCTACAGGCGACGTTGCATGCTAAAGCGAAGGAATCGCCCAGCTACCGATTCTACGCGCTATACGACAAGATGTATCGAGCGGATCTGCTGTGGCACGCCTTCCGCATCTGCCAGGTCAATGGCGGAGCGGCCGGTGTGGACGGCCAGACGTTCGACGACATTGAGGAGTATGGAACGAAGAAGTGGCTGGTCGAACTGGCGGAAGAACTTCGAACGCATCGTTATCATCCTGAGCCTGTTCGGCGGGTGCATATCCCCAAGGCAGGAAAACCAGGGGCAACGAGACCGTTGGGAATTCCGACGATTAGGACTCGTGTCGTCATGACGGCGGCGATGCTGGTCTTGGAGCCAATCTTCGAGACCGACTTGCAGCCGTGCTGA
- a CDS encoding DUF1559 family PulG-like putative transporter gives MVIAIIGVLVALLLPAVQSAREAARRTQCSNQIKQVALAIHNLNDALRTLPPTSSPCADPANASCFTPDDSPFGKHNYTAYHFIFPYMEQGNLASKFTITGYAGGEYPAVIKSLICPSDITHKAGKCLTPHGSAWNWGIANYGVNNYVFGEPLKSRTYSMDKIEMGRIVSDGLSNTIFLAEMYGTCGNTGSVSIAHGSLWADANSIWRPAFNLGSGKGGGGLTTFPASPKFQISPHYFQNCLSDRPQGIHPTVIVVACGDGSVKTLSASMTDLTWQRVVDPRDAEPLGGDW, from the coding sequence GTGGTTATCGCCATCATCGGGGTTCTCGTTGCACTGCTCTTGCCGGCCGTTCAAAGCGCCCGAGAAGCGGCCCGGCGAACGCAATGCTCCAACCAGATCAAGCAGGTTGCCCTCGCGATTCATAACCTAAATGATGCGTTGCGCACGTTGCCCCCAACCTCCTCTCCCTGCGCTGATCCAGCGAATGCTAGTTGCTTTACGCCCGACGACAGTCCGTTCGGAAAGCACAACTACACGGCTTACCACTTCATCTTTCCGTATATGGAGCAGGGTAATCTCGCCAGTAAATTCACGATCACTGGGTATGCGGGCGGCGAGTACCCGGCAGTGATCAAAAGCCTTATCTGTCCATCCGACATCACTCACAAAGCTGGTAAGTGTCTCACACCCCATGGCAGCGCGTGGAATTGGGGGATCGCAAACTACGGCGTGAATAACTATGTCTTCGGTGAACCACTGAAGAGCCGAACCTACTCCATGGACAAGATTGAAATGGGCCGGATCGTATCCGATGGCTTATCAAATACGATCTTTCTGGCAGAAATGTACGGCACCTGCGGTAACACAGGCAGCGTGTCGATTGCCCACGGGTCTCTATGGGCCGACGCCAACAGCATCTGGCGGCCGGCGTTCAACCTGGGATCTGGCAAAGGCGGCGGTGGACTGACTACGTTTCCCGCCTCACCCAAGTTTCAGATTAGTCCCCACTATTTTCAGAACTGTTTGTCTGACAGGCCACAGGGGATTCACCCGACGGTCATCGTTGTGGCTTGTGGAGACGGCAGCGTGAAGACTTTGTCCGCAAGCATGACAGACCTGACGTGGCAACGCGTCGTCGACCCGCGAGATGCTGAACCCTTGGGCGGTGACTGGTAA
- a CDS encoding response regulator, whose translation MATSPLSFRQGQSVSETFESHTPLRILVVEDNKDAADSLAMLLRIECAHSVDIAYTGLQALQIANIRRPDVVLLDLGLPIMNGYQVAEAIRSIPDSDEIVIIAITGHNHPEDLEASKAAGIDLHLTKPVDIRHLLSYLSGRVMS comes from the coding sequence GTGGCGACCTCTCCGCTCTCCTTTCGCCAAGGACAATCCGTGTCTGAAACTTTTGAATCTCACACGCCTCTTCGGATTTTAGTCGTCGAGGACAACAAAGACGCAGCGGATAGTCTGGCAATGCTGTTACGAATCGAATGCGCCCACTCGGTCGATATAGCCTACACCGGGCTCCAGGCTTTGCAGATCGCCAACATTCGTCGCCCGGACGTGGTTCTGCTTGACCTTGGTCTGCCGATCATGAATGGCTATCAAGTTGCCGAGGCAATTCGCTCAATACCAGATTCTGACGAGATCGTGATCATCGCCATCACGGGCCACAACCATCCCGAGGATCTGGAAGCGTCCAAAGCGGCTGGCATCGATCTCCACCTAACAAAACCGGTCGACATTCGACACTTGCTCAGCTATTTGAGCGGCCGTGTCATGAGTTGA
- a CDS encoding integrase core domain-containing protein: MRSTPIYSARMARAPRAMIESWWRVLKHQWLYLNRLDTRATVQKLVAFYVEQHNKHLPHAAFQGQTPDEMYFGTGADIPKQLAAAKVAARQARLAGNRAVRCQSCSEPVAISN; this comes from the coding sequence GTGCGGAGTACCCCGATCTACAGCGCGAGGATGGCTCGCGCGCCGAGGGCGATGATCGAATCCTGGTGGCGAGTTCTCAAACATCAGTGGCTGTACCTGAACAGGCTCGATACCCGGGCAACGGTGCAGAAGCTCGTCGCGTTCTACGTCGAGCAGCACAACAAGCATCTCCCGCATGCCGCGTTTCAGGGCCAGACACCCGACGAGATGTACTTCGGCACGGGCGCAGACATTCCCAAACAGTTGGCGGCTGCGAAAGTCGCGGCTCGGCAAGCGCGTCTGGCGGGCAATCGGGCCGTCCGCTGCCAGAGTTGCAGCGAACCAGTGGCCATCAGCAACTGA
- a CDS encoding serine/threonine-protein kinase — MLISCPDRGELAQFSFGHLTEASAEEFATHVDSCENCRTLLEAISSTPDPLAAALRRPAELPFAGEAALQQALPRLLACTHEPPTAASLNSSPSATDSWSALKTVRDYEILEKIGEGGMGAVYKARHSRLKKIVALKILPRDRVIGADSIARFEREMEAVGKLEHPHLVRAMDAGEADGMHFLVMEFVAGSDLSQLVKAQGPLAIADACELIRQSAAGLQHVHEQGLVHRDIKPSNLMLSPSGNVKILDLGLALLSGDGSPGGRELTTTGQMMGTLDYMAPEQGGDTHHVDIRADIYSLGASLYKLLTGVAPFGDRKFDTPVKKLMALAVQEPLPIRDRRPEIPAPLAAVVTKMLAKEPKDRYATPAAVAAALAPFTAGSNLVALAAQAAGTGIKTNKEDTYSSLKSASVDTLAPISSPSPTRPRAPLTRVKTIALAAAALLAAIVFFVQTPHGAVKVTINDPSISVKFDKTGAIVEGIDPKPIDLKFGEQGIVIKRGDAEFITTQFKLEKKGETILDIQLLPGEVKVVYDGKLIESKPLPAPVAPAIVKMPAIPANVDDPSALTKVEVTPPLNPAAMVLTPAKLPGVKSWTIEPLLGRRECLQTEFSPDDQWLAAAYSGGVIRIFDTKTRQLRNMFSTPGTVTEDYFCWSPKGDSIATCGSDGEGNAEVHVWDAVTGKRIKTLSAAIPAPTCIHWHPDGDLIATCNNNSGVIGIWSTVTGKLHKELRHDGTIGMVRWSPDGKFLASGEISRSVHKNARAAIWDSKTLIVFVTPQWSDKLANETSNNTLAWSPDSSQLAVGVKASKWEGVRIWNVNKGQDVQNIKTNGWERTVSCAWSSDSKQLAVRSQIGLELYDLATSTVRQKFDHVSSVIERPAWSHTGGLLVDGGSLAIAWRKPGDGKTFAKTEWCPEGALNPGNVFWSRNGNSFDPTQPVSVGNTQFSYYERYGSHPGDSSPDQKWKAHPKKNQLDWVDQATGAKETIPLPDVTGNNIFFAPNSQFAAISEKDKRRFVHIFDIRSKQVIHRLEHPDVLTDSDIGPIAWSPDSSVIAFGPRQHGRGIVWRLGEKQHCFEFKPTSYLNALAFQPGTTNLAIGTDKVVQLWDYAQNQKILEIPQGVSGIRSLVWLPDGKTLAMANRTGLRLYDPATQSFTATYPYVNGYLGAFGRDGTQFAWVDHGQMVRTLNLPAGKRGLSWVPRTPDAYLAVSLEGHFWETDNVKRGDIVYLAELESGEQKHFTPAEFAARFDWKNDPAIPRNIHARK, encoded by the coding sequence ATGTTGATTTCCTGCCCAGATCGCGGCGAACTTGCCCAATTTAGTTTCGGACACTTAACCGAGGCTTCCGCAGAGGAATTCGCCACGCATGTTGATTCATGCGAGAATTGCCGAACCCTGCTCGAAGCGATTTCAAGCACGCCAGATCCTTTGGCGGCCGCGCTTCGCCGGCCGGCCGAACTGCCATTCGCTGGCGAAGCCGCCTTGCAGCAGGCCCTGCCGCGGCTTTTGGCATGTACTCATGAACCGCCAACGGCGGCTTCGTTAAACTCTTCCCCGAGTGCAACAGACTCCTGGAGCGCCCTAAAAACGGTTCGCGACTACGAGATTCTGGAAAAGATCGGCGAAGGCGGCATGGGGGCGGTCTACAAGGCCCGGCATTCGCGGTTAAAGAAGATCGTGGCTCTCAAAATCCTGCCCCGCGACCGCGTCATTGGGGCCGATTCCATCGCCCGCTTTGAGCGAGAAATGGAAGCGGTAGGCAAACTGGAGCATCCGCATCTGGTCCGCGCAATGGATGCAGGGGAAGCGGACGGCATGCACTTCCTGGTTATGGAATTTGTTGCGGGCTCCGACCTCTCGCAACTGGTGAAGGCGCAAGGGCCGCTCGCCATTGCGGACGCCTGCGAGTTGATTCGCCAGTCGGCAGCGGGGTTACAGCATGTCCACGAACAGGGGCTGGTCCATCGCGATATCAAACCTTCGAACCTGATGCTCTCGCCGTCCGGCAACGTGAAAATCCTCGATCTGGGCCTCGCCCTCCTCTCCGGCGACGGCAGTCCCGGCGGCCGCGAACTGACGACCACCGGCCAGATGATGGGAACGCTCGACTACATGGCGCCCGAGCAAGGGGGCGATACGCACCACGTCGATATCCGCGCCGACATCTATTCCCTCGGCGCGAGTCTCTACAAGTTGCTGACCGGCGTCGCCCCCTTCGGCGATCGTAAGTTCGATACACCCGTAAAGAAGCTGATGGCCCTCGCCGTGCAAGAGCCACTCCCCATCCGTGATCGTCGTCCAGAGATTCCCGCCCCGCTCGCCGCCGTCGTCACCAAGATGCTGGCGAAGGAACCCAAAGACCGCTACGCCACTCCCGCCGCCGTCGCCGCGGCGCTCGCTCCCTTCACGGCCGGCAGCAACCTCGTGGCGCTCGCCGCCCAAGCTGCCGGAACGGGCATCAAAACCAACAAGGAAGATACCTACTCCAGCCTCAAATCCGCCTCCGTCGATACGCTCGCCCCTATCAGCTCGCCCTCACCCACTCGGCCCCGCGCGCCGTTGACTCGCGTCAAAACCATCGCCCTCGCCGCTGCCGCCCTGCTCGCCGCCATCGTCTTCTTCGTCCAAACGCCACACGGCGCCGTCAAAGTCACGATCAATGATCCATCCATCAGCGTGAAGTTTGACAAGACGGGCGCGATCGTCGAAGGGATCGATCCCAAACCGATTGACCTGAAGTTCGGCGAACAGGGGATCGTCATCAAGCGGGGGGATGCCGAATTCATCACCACCCAGTTCAAGCTGGAAAAGAAGGGGGAGACCATCCTCGATATTCAATTGCTCCCCGGCGAAGTAAAGGTTGTCTACGACGGCAAGCTGATCGAAAGCAAACCGCTGCCTGCGCCCGTCGCGCCGGCCATCGTCAAGATGCCGGCCATTCCCGCGAATGTCGATGACCCTTCCGCGCTTACCAAAGTCGAAGTCACGCCGCCCCTCAATCCCGCGGCGATGGTCCTCACGCCGGCCAAGCTGCCGGGCGTGAAAAGCTGGACGATCGAGCCGCTCCTGGGCCGGCGTGAGTGCCTGCAAACCGAGTTCAGCCCCGACGATCAATGGCTGGCCGCAGCCTACAGCGGCGGCGTGATTCGCATCTTTGATACGAAGACGCGGCAGTTGCGAAACATGTTCAGCACGCCTGGAACCGTCACCGAAGACTATTTCTGCTGGTCACCCAAAGGGGATTCCATCGCCACCTGCGGCAGCGATGGTGAAGGGAATGCCGAAGTCCATGTCTGGGACGCCGTCACGGGAAAACGAATCAAGACGCTGAGCGCTGCCATCCCAGCGCCGACCTGCATTCATTGGCATCCGGATGGCGACTTGATCGCCACTTGCAACAACAATTCGGGCGTGATCGGCATCTGGTCCACGGTGACGGGCAAGCTGCACAAGGAACTCCGTCACGACGGAACCATTGGCATGGTGCGTTGGTCACCCGACGGCAAGTTCCTGGCATCCGGCGAAATATCCCGATCCGTGCATAAAAACGCTCGAGCCGCAATTTGGGATTCGAAAACGCTAATCGTCTTCGTCACGCCTCAATGGTCCGATAAGCTTGCGAACGAAACCAGTAATAACACCCTCGCCTGGTCACCTGATTCCTCGCAGTTGGCGGTGGGAGTTAAGGCGTCGAAGTGGGAGGGCGTTCGCATTTGGAATGTGAACAAGGGTCAGGACGTACAAAACATCAAGACGAACGGCTGGGAGCGCACAGTGTCTTGCGCGTGGTCCTCAGATTCCAAGCAATTGGCAGTCCGCAGCCAAATTGGCTTGGAACTGTACGACCTAGCCACCTCAACGGTTAGGCAGAAATTTGATCACGTCAGCAGCGTGATTGAGCGTCCGGCTTGGTCACACACGGGCGGACTACTGGTTGACGGTGGAAGTTTAGCCATTGCCTGGCGGAAACCAGGCGATGGCAAAACATTCGCCAAGACGGAATGGTGTCCCGAGGGCGCTCTTAATCCAGGTAACGTCTTTTGGTCCCGCAATGGGAACTCGTTTGATCCCACTCAACCTGTTAGCGTTGGCAATACGCAATTTAGTTACTACGAACGTTACGGATCCCATCCCGGTGATTCCAGCCCGGATCAAAAGTGGAAGGCACATCCCAAGAAAAACCAGTTGGACTGGGTGGATCAGGCAACGGGCGCCAAGGAGACGATTCCGCTGCCAGACGTGACTGGAAACAATATTTTCTTTGCACCCAACAGCCAGTTCGCAGCCATTTCGGAGAAGGACAAAAGGCGATTCGTCCATATTTTCGACATCCGGTCCAAACAGGTGATCCACAGACTGGAGCACCCCGATGTTCTGACTGATTCGGACATCGGGCCCATTGCCTGGTCGCCCGACAGTTCCGTCATCGCCTTCGGACCTCGGCAACACGGGCGGGGCATCGTCTGGCGTCTCGGTGAGAAACAGCACTGCTTTGAATTCAAGCCGACAAGCTATCTCAATGCCCTCGCCTTCCAACCGGGAACGACCAATTTGGCCATCGGCACGGATAAAGTCGTTCAACTGTGGGACTATGCCCAGAACCAAAAGATCCTCGAAATTCCCCAGGGCGTCAGCGGGATTCGCTCCCTCGTCTGGCTCCCCGATGGCAAGACGCTGGCAATGGCGAATCGCACCGGCTTGCGGTTGTACGATCCGGCCACACAGTCGTTCACGGCGACTTATCCCTATGTCAACGGCTACCTGGGGGCCTTTGGTCGCGATGGGACGCAGTTCGCGTGGGTCGATCATGGCCAGATGGTTCGGACGCTGAACTTGCCGGCCGGAAAGCGGGGCCTCTCCTGGGTTCCCCGCACGCCTGATGCGTATCTGGCTGTGTCGCTCGAAGGGCACTTCTGGGAAACTGACAATGTGAAACGGGGCGACATCGTCTACCTCGCCGAACTCGAATCGGGCGAGCAAAAGCACTTCACCCCTGCCGAGTTCGCCGCCCGCTTCGACTGGAAAAACGATCCCGCCATCCCCCGCAACATCCACGCCCGCAAGTAG
- a CDS encoding RNA polymerase sigma factor — MRTCLVVPPSMVDAHTSTDSNTSSSLLRRVQGNDPQAWLCLTQLYAPIVYSWARQTGLQEADAADVMQETFRVLVARVGAFRNSEPGETFRGWLWTITRNKIRDHFRELTGRPPAVGGTNQRLLLQDVPVKPPDETALGGVSVSESYLSGQLLRTVQAEFEPRTWQAFWQVVVEDRRPADVANDLQLSIGSVYMAKSRVLKRLRQELST; from the coding sequence ATGCGCACCTGCTTGGTGGTTCCCCCTTCGATGGTTGACGCCCATACCAGTACTGACTCAAACACGTCGTCCAGCCTGCTGCGGCGCGTCCAAGGCAACGACCCGCAGGCTTGGTTATGCCTCACGCAGCTTTACGCTCCCATCGTCTATTCCTGGGCCCGGCAGACTGGGCTTCAGGAAGCCGACGCAGCCGACGTCATGCAGGAGACTTTTCGCGTCCTTGTCGCGCGGGTCGGTGCGTTTCGCAATTCAGAACCAGGAGAAACCTTCCGCGGCTGGCTTTGGACCATCACTCGCAATAAAATTCGCGACCACTTTCGTGAGCTTACCGGTCGCCCACCGGCCGTCGGCGGAACCAACCAGCGTCTGTTGCTCCAGGACGTGCCGGTTAAGCCCCCCGATGAAACCGCGCTCGGCGGTGTTTCGGTCAGCGAGTCTTATCTAAGCGGACAGCTTTTGCGGACCGTGCAAGCCGAGTTTGAACCCCGCACCTGGCAGGCCTTTTGGCAGGTGGTGGTTGAAGATCGCCGCCCGGCTGATGTCGCGAACGACTTACAGTTGTCAATCGGCTCGGTTTACATGGCTAAAAGCCGGGTGCTTAAGCGGTTACGGCAGGAGCTAAGCACCTAA